Genomic DNA from Capsicum annuum cultivar UCD-10X-F1 unplaced genomic scaffold, UCD10Xv1.1 ctg75899, whole genome shotgun sequence:
TTGTCCTCTGTAAGAAAACAAGCATCATATTTATTAGAAGCATGGATGCATGAAATCCAAGTTCAGAGTTgtcttattttataatttatgtatttgagGGAAAGAAAGGATGTATGCAAATAGTAAAATGTCGAATCGGGGACCATACTTGAGCTACTATTGGGACTGCTGGAGAGGTAGCTATCAGTTGAATGGTGATCAAGTGAATTCCCAACTAAATCTGCTTCATCTTCCAAAGGAGAAAAATATGTAGTAGGATAAGTGAGAGCACATTTAGCTCTAAACCTTTGCAAACCTGGTTCTGAACTCTTTATTTCGAACATCTCAAAATCCATATCTTCTTTATCAGATCCGCCAGATCGAGCACCAAGTTTGTCTGCCACATTGCTCCAAGTTTCTGAATCTGAAGCCTTTTGGGGCTTACTGCCTGATCCTGCTGGCATCGAT
This window encodes:
- the LOC124894601 gene encoding uncharacterized protein LOC124894601; its protein translation is MGLESMPAGSGSKPQKASDSETWSNVADKLGARSGGSDKEDMDFEMFEIKSSEPGLQRFRAKCALTYPTTYFSPLEDEADLVGNSLDHHSTDSYLSSSPNSSSKDKMLAESVDSVDDEPLFPEPDRDLSDCETSLSTRRSCRELIDNVSGVLSKID